Genomic window (Oryzias latipes chromosome 17, ASM223467v1):
gaccccacccttccattgacgtgttctccctaccatgacaaaggtggataaaggtggaagatttcatgtaatccatggacaccagtgaagatcacaaatcattgaagaaaaaaggttcagcgcactgtagtgggtctagatgacccaactcccaacattaaagtgcctaggatagcacaagggttacaaatgaTTTCATCTTTTCTTAGGTGATTACCTATGATGACATAGTGGTAAataatttgtttgtgtttagacCACAGAAAAATtgtgaacagtgaagttttaaTTTGGTAAAAATTCTACACTAAAACCTAAATTTAACAAGAGAATTTCTGTATGAATTTCCATGACCTTGATTTTGTTTGTATTGTTCTTTCAGTAGGATCTTTGTCAATCAGTCGTTCCCGTTTATTTTAAACACTCATGATGGGGCTGAAAGTTTGATTCTGCGctaagtcatttttgttgccATTTCCAGTTACTGCAGTGCTGAGGAAGTTAAAGCAGCAGTCCAGGGAGAGTGTGGAAGATAAGCGGCCAAAATTACTGAAAGCTCTCAGAGAGgtgagtgtttctgttctgGCTGGAGCTTCATGTATTAACCTGCATCACAGAAATCTGACTGCTGAcattaaacaaaatacatttagcatttttatcactttttttccaGCTTGGTGACTTTTATCTGGAGCTTCATTGGGACTTTCAGAGTTGGGGtgagtttatattttattttatttcattagtaTTAAGTTCTCATACTATACTGcatatacatttttaagactCAGTTTGATCAGTTAACAAGATGAACAAAACTAGCAATAAAGATTGTAAGTTCTCTTGTAATTAGCAATGTTTTTTGTCCTATTTTTCTTCCACAAACTAATGTATCCAATTCTTGTCTGTTGTAGTCCCTCTGCTGTCCCGGATGCTGCCATCAGATGCCTGTAAAATCTACAAGCAGGGCATTAATATCAGGTTAGACGCCAACCAGATAAAGACCAGCGTACCTGTGGGACACTTCAGAAAAGAGTTGATATCCAGGCCAAGAACTTCTTTTAGATCTAAAAAGTAGGACGTAACAAACTTTACATTCTGAGTTGGTTCTCCTCTTTCCTGATTTAGACTTGACACCACCCTCGTAGATTTTAATGACATGAAGTGCCAGCGTGGAGATCTGAGCTTCATTTTCAACGGCGATGCTGTACCTTCTCAGTCCTTTGTGGTTTTGGACAACAAAGCAAACGTTTACCAAAGAGTACACCATGAGGTCAGTGGATGGCACAACCCCACCAGAGCACATTCTGTGGCTTTCACGAGTGattccaacatttttgtttcccaCAAGGAGTCGGAGATGGAAACTGAGGAGGAGGTGGACATTTTGATGAGCAGTGACGTCTACTCTGCAACCCTGTCAACCAAGTCCATCACTTTCTCTCGCAGTCAGATTGGCTGGCTGTTCAGAGAGGACAAAACGGTAAAGCTGGTGCTGACACCCCCCTGAGCAGATTTAGCATCTTTAAAACGCACAAAtgcaaagataaaaagaaatcctcTTTTTCTGAGAACAAACCCTCCTCATTTAACCACCATTTTAGAGTTTCATCCTCAAGTGTTATTTTAGACGCCAGCTTTTACCGTCTGTTTTCGCAGGAGAGGGTGGGAAACTTCCTGGCTGACTTCTATTCAGTGAACGGCCTGGTGCTGGAGTCCAGAAAGCGACGAGAACATTTAAGCGAGGAGGACATATTGAGGAACAAAGCCATCATGGAGAGTTTGAGTAAAGGAGGCGGCATCAGTGAACAGAACTTTGAGGTGCTTCTTCTGTTTCCCTGCGACAGACCATGTTGTTGCTCATGGCGCTGAATCTTGTTTTGCTTCTATCGTCAGCCTGTGAGGAGGAAGTCCCTCACAGCTCCAACCCCCAACACCATTTCTTGGGAAGAGTACATAACGGCAGAGCACGGAAAGTGAGGcgcttgtgtttttctgtgattGCATTAGCTCCACATAATTGACCTGTTTTTTCATGAGATCTACAAGGTAATTTCTGTAAGTGCTTTGGGTGTAATCTCCCTCTTTatgtcgtgtgtgtgtgtgtgcgcgtgtgtgcatgtgttctCCCATCTGAAGGCCTCCTCATCTGGGTCGGGAACTTGTGTGTAAGGAGAGCAAGAAGAACTTCAAAGCCACCGTAGCCATGAGTCAGGATTTTCCTTTAGGCATTGAATCGTAAGCACTTCCTTCCGCCTTAAATCACTGCAAAGGTAGTGTGTGTTTGATCCTGCACACAtacacttttaataaaaaaaaaatcacttaataATATATGGGAGTTATTATAGATTATGCCTGGTATGTTAAAAATACGGACTTATTTCTTTAAGTGTCTCTGAGACAGATTATTACACGTTTTGCTgacctggattcttttttacattttatctcTCACAGTTAGTGGAACCTCGTTTACTGCAGGAATGACGTTTTAATAGGAACCTGCAATAAATAGGTGAAATCTGACTATTCCtctttatttacagtttttacacttagttttaagaaaaaactcgCGATCTAATATTTACGTctatttggcaaactgaacacattctctCCAGGGAGACGCCATGCAGAGATTGAGTGGCCAcgtctgcagccaatcaggatgcagaaaaaATCCACCGTAAAGGATTTGAATTAAAAAGCTCACAAATTTGCCTCAAATAAATCACAGAGACGACGGAAGATGAACCGAGATATTGCGATGGTCACTGTAACTTTGAGAAACATTACAAATGTCTCCGTAAAGCTGCAGGACaactacaaaaatacaaaatatgaaGATGAAATGAGCCtattaatgatttaaaaaatatatccgTTTAACagtaaatgaactttaaaagcacagg
Coding sequences:
- the LOC101171363 gene encoding ankyrin repeat domain-containing protein 13C-like: MTGEKLRSVRKDHNSKLNKNEEIRDIYDETSNETNPKGTSNNFKINKALQKSIESSLLKQHQHLNANNINDNACVDKNKNPIILTNEELQFPVHECVFKGDVRRLSSLIRTHSIIQKDVHGNTPLHLAVMMGHKECALLLLAHNAPVKVKNAQGWSPLAEAISYGDRQMITAVLRKLKQQSRESVEDKRPKLLKALRELGDFYLELHWDFQSWVPLLSRMLPSDACKIYKQGINIRLDTTLVDFNDMKCQRGDLSFIFNGDAVPSQSFVVLDNKANVYQRVHHEESEMETEEEVDILMSSDVYSATLSTKSITFSRSQIGWLFREDKTERVGNFLADFYSVNGLVLESRKRREHLSEEDILRNKAIMESLSKGGGISEQNFEPVRRKSLTAPTPNTISWEEYITAEHGKPPHLGRELVCKESKKNFKATVAMSQDFPLGIESLLNVLEVVAPFKHFNKLREFVQMKLPPGFPVKLDIPVFPTITATVTFQEFRYDEFEDSIFIIPAEYKEDPTHFPDL